The window ATGACCGACGGCTCCATGGGGGGCGACAACGAGACCAGACGCCACGAACAAAAGGCATCCAACAATATTATCGGCGTTTCCAAGGCCTTCTGGGGCGGCTATAAAGACACCCAGCTCCCCTTAGATAACGGGGTTATCCACGTCATTGAAAAAGTTATCAGCGCTGTCAACCCCCTGTTCATCTTCGTCCATCACCTTGACGATACCCACCAGGATCACCGACACTTAGCTCAAGCGACGATCTCGGCAACCCGCTACATCAAAAACGTCCTCTTTTACGAAGTCCCAACCACTCACAATTTTTCACCATCGGTGTTTGTAGATCTTGACGACACCTTCGAGCGCAAGGTTAAAATTCTTGAAGCCCACGACTCACAAGTGATGAAGACCAATATCGGCAATATGTCCATCATCGATGTTGCCCGAGCCCAGGCCCAATTCCGCGGGATGCAGGCACGAGTACAATATGCCGAGGGATTCATCCCGCAACGGCTGTTTATCAACACATGATCAGCCATTCCCGGGTCGACATCACTCCACAGGATGTGGCCGCAGTCTCGACAGTAGTTGCCAGCGGCGCCCTGGCCCAAGGAGAACAGGTCCGACTCTTTGAAGACGCCATCGCCAGACGGCTAGGTGTTAGTGAAGGCGCTGCGGTCCAATCAGGAACAGCAGCATTGCATCTTGCCCTGCTGGCTCTTGCCATCGGGCCAGGAGATGAGGTCATCCTGCCAAGCTATGTCTGCGTTGCCCCGCTCAACGCTATCCTGTACACCGGCGCGACCCCAATCCTTGCCGATATCAATCCGGACACCGGCAACATTGCCCCTGAGGATGCCGCCCGCCGAATCACGCCACGCACCAAGGCAATAATCGCCCCCCACCTCTTTGGACACCCGGCCGACATAACCAC of the Desulfobulbaceae bacterium genome contains:
- a CDS encoding PIG-L family deacetylase, producing MNILAIGAHPDDIEIGCGGTLIKYQNSGHAIYTLVMTDGSMGGDNETRRHEQKASNNIIGVSKAFWGGYKDTQLPLDNGVIHVIEKVISAVNPLFIFVHHLDDTHQDHRHLAQATISATRYIKNVLFYEVPTTHNFSPSVFVDLDDTFERKVKILEAHDSQVMKTNIGNMSIIDVARAQAQFRGMQARVQYAEGFIPQRLFINT